The Spirochaetaceae bacterium nucleotide sequence CGGGGTGAACGTCGAGTATCGGGACGCGGACGGCGCCGTGCGCGGCGCCCAAGCGAGCGTGATCGACTTCGATGAGCCGGACGCCAACACGTGGTCGGCCATCAACCAATTCACGGTGTCTGAGAACGGCAACACGCGCCGGCCCGACATCGTGGTGTTCGTCAACGGGCTGCCGCTGGCCGTGATCGAGCTCAAGAATCCGGCCGATGAGAACGCCACCATCTGGTCGGCGTTCCACCAGTTGCAGACCTACAAGGCGGAACTGCCGGCGCTGTTCGCCTGTAACGCGGTGCTCCTGGTGTCGGACGGCATGCAGGCGCGGCTCGGGACGCTCTCCGCCGGCCGGGAGTGGTTCAAGCCATGGCGGACCATCGGAGGCCAGGAGCTGGCGCCGGCCTTCTATACCGAGCTGCAGGTGACGATTGAGGGCGTCTTCGAGCAACACCGCTTCCTGTCGCTGCTGCGCGACTTCATCGTTTTCGAGGACGACGGCGGCGCGCTGGTCAAGAAGATGGCCGGCTATCACCAGTTCCACGCGGTGACGGCGGCGGTCGGCGAGACCCTGCGCGCGGCCGCGCTGCAGCAGGAAACGCGTCGGATCGCCGAGACCGGCGGCCGGTACGAGGCAGGCATTCAGCCCGGCGGCGATCCCGGCGATCGGCGGATCGGGGTCGTCTGGCACACGCAGGGCTCGGGGAAGAGCCTGACCATGGCGTTCTACGCCGGGCGCATCATCCGCGAACAGGCGATGGCCAACCCGACCGTGGTGGTGCTGACCGACCGCAACGACCTGGATGACCAGCTCTTCGGCACCTTCGCGCGCTGCCACGATCTGCTGCGTCAGCCGCCGGTGCAGGCGGCGAGCCGGGCCGACCTGCGTTCCAAGCTCGCCGTCCAAGCCGGCGGCGTCGTGTTCACGACTATCCAGAAGTTCTTCCCGGAGGAGAAGGGAGACCGCCACCCGCTGCTCTCCGATCGGCGCAACATCGTCGTCATCGCCGACGAGGCGCACCGCAGCCAGTACGACTTCCTCGACGGCTACGCGCGGCACATGCGCGATGCGCTGCCCAACGCCTCGTTCATCGGCTTCACCGGCACGCCGATCGAGCTTCAGGACGCCAACACCCGCGCCGTGTTCGGGGACTACATCAGCGTCTACGACATCCAGCGCGCGGTCGAGGACCGGGCGACGGTGCCGATCTACTACGAGAGCCGGCTCGCCAAGCTGACGCTCGACGAGCGCGAGCGGCCGACGATCGACCCGGGCTTCGAGGAAGCCACCGAGGGAGAGGAGGTCGACCGCAAGGAGAAGCTCAAGACCAAGTGGGCGCAGCTCGAAGCGGTCGTCGGGGCGGAGAAGCGCCTGAAGCTCGTCGCTGGCGACATCGTCGCGCATTTCGACCAGCGCCTCGAAGCCATGGACGGCAAGGCGATGGTCGTCTGCATGAGCCGGCGCATCTGCATCGACCTCCATCGCGAACTCACCTGCCTGCGCCCGGAGTGGCATGCCGAGGACGACGCCAAGGGGCGCCTGAAGGTGGTCATGACCGGCTCCGCCTCCGATCCGCTCGATTGGCAACCTCACATCCGCAACAAGCCCCGCCGGGAGGCGCTTGCGAAACGGTTCCGCGACCCGTCGGACCCGCTACGGGTGGTGCTGGTGCGCGACATGTGGCTCACCGGGTTCGATGCGCCGAGCCTGCACACGATGTACTTGGACAAGCCGATGCGCGGCCATGGACTGATGCAGGCGATCGCGCGGGTCAACCGGGTGTTCCGGGACAAGCCGGGTGGCCTCGTCGTCGACTACCTCGGGCTCGCGCACGAGCTCAAGCGCGCGCTCGCGACCTATACCGAGAGCGGCGGCACCGGGCAGACCGCGCTGAACCAGGCTGAGGCGGTAGCGGTGATGCTGGAGAAGTACGAAGTCTGCTGCGGCCTGTTCCACGGCTTCGACCGCTCCCGGTGGACGGCGGGGACCCCGCAGGAGCGCCTTGCGCTGCTGCCGGCGGCGCAGGAGCACATCCTGGCCCAGGAGAGCGGGAAGGAGCGGTGCGTCCAGGCAGTGCGTGACCTGTCGCGAGCGTTCGCACTCGCCGTACCGCACGACGACGCGATGCGCATCCGCGACGACGTGGCGTTCTTCCAGGCCGTCCAGGCCGTGCTGAGCAAGCGAGCCGCCGTGGAGGCGCGGCCCGAGGAAGAGCTGGAGCATGCCGTACGCCAGATCGTCTCGCGGGCGGTGGCGTCGGAGGGGGTGATCGACATCTTCGCCGCCGCCGGCTTGAAAAAGCCCGACATCTCGATCCTGTCCGACGAGTTCCTCGCCGAGGTGCGCGGCATGCAGCGGCGCAACCTCGCCGTCGAGCTGCTGCAGAAGCTGCTCAAGGGAGAGCTTGCCGCCCGCCGGCGCAAGAACGTCGTACAGGCACGCTCCTTCGCCGAGATGCTGGAGCAAACCCTGCGCCGTTACCAGAACCGCGCCGTGGAAGCCGCCCAAGTGATCGAGGAGCTGATCCAGCTTGCCCGAGACATGCGGAAAGCCAACGCCCGCGGCGACACCCTTGGGCTGTCGGAGGACGAGCTCGCCTTCTACGACGCGCTTGAGACCAACGACAGCGCGGTTCAGGTGCTTGGCGACGAGACGCTGCGCGACATCGCCCGCGAACTGGTCGACACCGTACGCCGCAACGTCACGATCGACTGGACCCTGCGCGAGAACGTCCGCGCCAACCTCCGACGGCTGGTCAAGCGCGTCCTCCGTAAGCACGGTTATCCTCCCGACAAGCAAGAGAAGGCGACCCAAACGGTACTGGAACAAGCGGAGGTACTGTCGGCCGGCTGGGGTGCCTGAGGTCGGAGTTCCGGTGTACGTATTGCCGAGGAACGCACCGCTCGGGCGGCGGTAGGAGTTTTCCCACTTTCGTGTCGCCTGGGAACAAGTTGCCCACCCTCCGCAGTGTTGTGGTCCTGGGAATAACAGAATATTGGCATGGAAATTGCTTGGGTGTGCACGACCATGCCCGAATAGGAGGGAGCACGTTGAAATCGCTACTGGTCATTCACTCGCGCAGCACTCTGCTGGTTGTGCTGCTGGCATGCCTCGGAGCCGGCACGGCTGCCGCCGACGCGGCGAGCGATGGGTCCGCGCCGCCACTGCCCGCGGCACCAGACGCCGAAGTCGCCTACTTCACGCCGGCGCAGACGGAAGGCCCCTACTATCCGGTCACCAAGCCGGCCGATCGGGACAGCGATCTGGTAATTGTGCAGGGCGCGAGTAGTCTTCCGGCGGGGGATGTGGTGGAATTCGGCGGCACACTCTTCGATGCGGCCGGCAGTCCGGTAGCCGGCGCGGTCATCGAGATCTGGCAAACCGACAACAACGGGATCTACGCGCATCCGGGCGATCGCCGCACCTCTCGGCGGGATACGAACTTCCAGTTCTACGGCGAATCGGTCACCGCGGCCGACGGCACCTATGGCTTCCGAACCATTCTCCCCGGCTACTATGCCTCGCGCCCCCGCCACATCCACGTAAAGGTCAAACTGGATGGGAGGACGCTGC carries:
- a CDS encoding type I restriction endonuclease subunit R yields the protein MPIVTESMVEDAALDWFRALGYQVHGGPDMSPGPDSLYYPLRASHADAVLTSAVRGSLRRLNSSLPEEALDDALRRLTRPEGATLEARNRSFHRMVVDGVNVEYRDADGAVRGAQASVIDFDEPDANTWSAINQFTVSENGNTRRPDIVVFVNGLPLAVIELKNPADENATIWSAFHQLQTYKAELPALFACNAVLLVSDGMQARLGTLSAGREWFKPWRTIGGQELAPAFYTELQVTIEGVFEQHRFLSLLRDFIVFEDDGGALVKKMAGYHQFHAVTAAVGETLRAAALQQETRRIAETGGRYEAGIQPGGDPGDRRIGVVWHTQGSGKSLTMAFYAGRIIREQAMANPTVVVLTDRNDLDDQLFGTFARCHDLLRQPPVQAASRADLRSKLAVQAGGVVFTTIQKFFPEEKGDRHPLLSDRRNIVVIADEAHRSQYDFLDGYARHMRDALPNASFIGFTGTPIELQDANTRAVFGDYISVYDIQRAVEDRATVPIYYESRLAKLTLDERERPTIDPGFEEATEGEEVDRKEKLKTKWAQLEAVVGAEKRLKLVAGDIVAHFDQRLEAMDGKAMVVCMSRRICIDLHRELTCLRPEWHAEDDAKGRLKVVMTGSASDPLDWQPHIRNKPRREALAKRFRDPSDPLRVVLVRDMWLTGFDAPSLHTMYLDKPMRGHGLMQAIARVNRVFRDKPGGLVVDYLGLAHELKRALATYTESGGTGQTALNQAEAVAVMLEKYEVCCGLFHGFDRSRWTAGTPQERLALLPAAQEHILAQESGKERCVQAVRDLSRAFALAVPHDDAMRIRDDVAFFQAVQAVLSKRAAVEARPEEELEHAVRQIVSRAVASEGVIDIFAAAGLKKPDISILSDEFLAEVRGMQRRNLAVELLQKLLKGELAARRRKNVVQARSFAEMLEQTLRRYQNRAVEAAQVIEELIQLARDMRKANARGDTLGLSEDELAFYDALETNDSAVQVLGDETLRDIARELVDTVRRNVTIDWTLRENVRANLRRLVKRVLRKHGYPPDKQEKATQTVLEQAEVLSAGWGA